The Thermodesulfobacteriota bacterium sequence ATCGCTCTTCGCCGTGCCGCCGATCGTTGTAATAACCTTAAAAACGTGGCTTTCCAGTGTCTTGATATCACAAAGGACCCAATTCCCGGACAATTTGACCTGATAGTTTGCAGTGAAGTCCTATATTTCGTCGGTGATCAAAAGAAACTAAGGACCACAGCAGAGAAGCTGGCAAACTGCTTAAATCCTGGAGGATACCTACTGATGGCCCATGCAAATCTAATCGTGGATGAGCCCAATCAACCCGGATTTAATTGGGACCATGCATTCGGAGGAAAGGTTATCGGCGAGACATTCGCCCGTCACCATAATCTGGAATTTAGAAAAGAACTGCGTACGCCCCTCTATCGTATCCAACTCTTTCAGCGTAAGGACCACATTAACTTTTTTTCACGCAACTGTGCCCCAAAGGCCATTGAACTCGCCCAGCACGGACCACTGCCGTCTAAGGTAGCCACGCAGGTTTTGTGGAACACGGATAAACTCCCGATTCTCATATATCGACGCGTGGGACCGATTAAGTCAGATACTCAGAATTACTCCACAGTCACGCCCGAGGCGTTTGAGGAACAACTGTGTTACTTACGTGACACTGACCACGAGAGTATCAGTTTATATGAATGGCTTTATGCCGTGCATAGCAAAACCCCGCTAACAGGTCGAAAGGTAGTGATAACTTTTGACGAAGGTTGTCAAGATTTCCTAACCTATGCCTGGCCTTTGTTGAAAAGATATGGTTTCTCGGCTGTTGTCTTCCTCATCACAGGCCAAATTGTAAGATCTAATAGCCAACATCAAAATCACCAAAAAGAAGTTACGCCACTTTCTTGGAAAGAAATCCGTCAACTCCAGTCCGAGGGTATCACTTTTGGCTCCTATTCCGTCAGCCATCCTGATCTTACCTCAATATCCCTGAAAAAGGCACTCTGGGAAATTAGGAGATCCCGAGCCACACTTGAGAGGGAATTAGGCACATATATATCCTACTTCGCTTATCCCTATGGCAAATTCAACCGGTTGATTGAATACTTAGTCGGAATCAGCGGCTACGATTTTGGCCTATCCTCGGAACCAGGTCTATGCACGATGAGTCATTCCTTGCTGGCATTACCCCGCATCGAGGTTAAGGGCTCGGATAGTATAGAGGATTTTGCGGCAAAGCTCTGGGATATTTCTCCAGATAAAAAAGCTTAGATATTTTAGCACCAGCAGATTTAGTTGATTCAAGTCTAAAAGTCATTTCGAACAAATATCGTGATCTTATTTCAAAATATTCACCGTTTATTTTTATAATGGGGAACACACTGTAAAACATTGCTAAAAGCAAGATTTATTCATGGAGATCGCTGTCAATTTTTAAGATGCACCGTATCTTTAGAATTTAATTAAATTTTCGTGTCAGTTTCTTGAATAAATGGAAAAGTTACTCCAAAAATCCTTATTATCAAGCTACTCTCTGTTTGGATTGGCATTGGCGTCAATATTGGGCTCATTATATTCAGATCCGATTTTTTTGCGAAACCTTTTCTTGGCATTGGGTAGCCTTTTATTCTTAATTGCCATACTAAGACTCAACTCACAAAACCGAGAACAAGAGCCAAACACCAGATTCACAACATCAACAGACTGGGGCATAATTGACTTATCAGTTGAAGAGACCAATAAACGAACCATATTATCTTTAACCGTTAAGGAATTAATTCTGTGGCTTCTTCTCTTAGCTTCTTTTTTTTCTCTGTTCCTTCTTGTTTTCTACCCACGCCGCTACGACCTATTAAGTAGAGAGGATTATATCGTAGAAACGGTTACAGCTACCCTTTTATTCATTAGCTGTGGGATTTTTATACGGATAATGGCCAAGCTGATGCATTTTTATAAACCTAGTAACATTTTCGTCATCACCACATTGGTTTTGGCACTAATTCTATTTTTGGATGGAATGGAGGAAGTTTCTTGGTTTCAACGGGTTTTCAATATTAAAACCCCTCAAGAATTCTCCGGTAATGTGCAGGGAGAATTAAATATCCACAATTTTGCGACTGGCTTTTCTCATAAGGCCTATTTTTTTGGTGCATTCTGCCTTTTTATTTTCCTGCCTTTTTTGAAAGCTGAGACATCATTACTAGGAAAAAAGATATTTTCATTCTTTTTACCCAGTCGATTCTTGATATTTACAGGTACTCTATTCATGGCTTATGATTTCGATGCTTATTTTTCCAATCCGTTACCACAATTCACATACCTAGTTACACTGTTTATTCTTATTTATTACACATGGCGTCTGCGCTCTGTAGACATGACTTTTTTGCTGCCTATCCTCGTTATATACTATTTACTAGCTCCTTTTGTATTCTCCAATTTCGCGTTTCAACTTGGCGTGAATGCCTGGAGGATAGGTGAATACAAAGAACTTTCCATCAGTGTCTGTTTTCTACTATATTCTTTAGAAATACTTTCTAAAGGTAAACCACTTGAATCTATAGATTTACCAAAGTCTACCTGGTCATGAAAGATAAACCGCTTGTGTCTGTTATTATGATTTTTTTAAACGCCGAGAAGTTTATGGAGGAGGCTATAAAAAGCGTATTCGCTCAGACCTATGACAACTGGGAGCTGCTGCTAGTAGACGACGGGTCAACCGACGGCAGCTCTGCCATTGCTCAGCGGTATTCAGAAAAATATCCGAAAAAGGTGCGCTATCTGGAACATGACGGGCATCAAAACAGGGGCAAGAGCATATCTCGCAACCTAGGCATTAGCAATTCCAGGGGTGATTATATCGCTCTCCTGGACGCTGACGATGTATTCTTACCACAAAAACTGGAGCAACAGGTCGAAATATTGGAATCCATGCCCGAAGCGGCTATGCTATATGGGCGTACCCATCATTGGTATAGCTGGACAGACAACCCGGGAGATGCAAGGCTTGATTACCTCCAGAAACTCGCTGTTCCTCCCGACACATTAGCTATGCCGCCGACTCTTCTCATTCGTTATTTGGAAGACCCTCATAAGTATCCATGCACCTGTAGCGTTTTGATAAGAAAAGATGTGTTCAAAGATGTGGGAGGATTTGAAGAAACCTTCCGAGATTTATATGATGACGTAGTTTTTTTCGTCAAGGTTTTCCTGAAAGCACCAGTGTTTGTTGCAGACGCATGCTGGAGTAGGTATCGATTGCACTCATCCGAGCGCTTTTCTTCCAGCTACTACCGGGCAATAAAGGCTGGACAATGGCACCCTTTTCTGCCAAATCCGTCAAGATTGACTCTATTGAATTGGTTAGAAGGGTATTTATTAGAACAAGAAATAAAAGACATCAGAGTCTGGAATGCTCTTCGGAGAGTTCAAAGGCCTTATCGCTATCCCCATTTCTATCGAATGCTGGGCCTCCTCAGGAACCTGATAAGACAGATGAAAGTCCGTTACTTGAAACTAAGAGGGCAAGACATCTTACCCATAAAATTATAGTTTTCTATTTTGGAAGTTTTTGCCACTTAAAAAAATAGTAAATTAATATGTCCAGATTGTGTATTGCACACAAGAGTCCAGTTAATAAGTAGTAAGTTTTTTCTTTTCCGCCCGTATTATTGTAAGATCGAGTTAAGGCACTAAAACCCGCAATTGCACACCACTTAATCGAAAATATTTGCATCAGGTGATAAAAATTATCATGCTGGCCACAAATCAGAGGAGATAGGATGAAAAAGACTGAAACCAGACGGGTGCAGCGAGCTATCGAGTGGTTCAGTGATAGGTTTACGGTAAAAGGGCTTATTTTGATGTACCACAGTATAAACGAGTGGGGCTCAGACCCATGGTCGCTATCCGTGACCCCTGATCACTTTGCCGAACATCTTGAAGTTTTACAAAAGTACGGCCGCCCGATGCAACTTAGGCAATTTATACGAAAGTATAGATTTGGAATTGCTCCTCGAAACGTTATCGTTATAACCTTTGACGACGGTTATGCCGATAACCTAATCAATGCCAAACCGTTGCTGGAGCTCTATAATATCCCCGCAACGGTCTTTCTCACTACCGGCTATATTGGAAGCGAATACGAATTCTGGTGGGACGAACTAGATGGGTTATTTTTGCAACCCGGCAAATTGCCAGAGGTACTTTGTTTAAATATTGATGGAAAAAGCTATGAGTGGAAATTAAACAACGGAGGCTACTACAGTGAGGAAGAGTATCATAACAGCCGAAACCTAAAACCCTGGGATGGAAACCCTGGCTCCCGACACCATCTCTATTACTCAATTTGGCAACTATTAAGGTCTTTACCACATGACGAGCAAAGAAGGACAATGGATGAAATACTGAATTGGGCTTCTATCGAACCAACAGTTCGCCCAACCCATCGTCCTCTCAATCTAGAGGAAGTTTTTGATTTATCGCAGGGAGAGCTTATCGAAATCGGCTCACATACCGTAACCCACCCGTTTCTGTCCTTGCACACTTTAGCTTCTCAGCAAAATGAAATAAAGAAGGGCAAGGATAAACTGGAACACATATTGGGCCGCCCGGTAACCAGTTTTGCATATCCACACGGAGATTACACGGAAGAGGCAATCGCTCTTGTTCGTCAGGCCGGGTTTGCCTGTGCCTGTTCCACAATCGCCGATGTGGTATGGTGGCATACAGACCGTTTTCAATTGCCTCGTGTTCAAGTAGAGGACTGCGACGGCGAAGAATTTGAAAATAAGCTCTATGAATGGTTCAACGGCTGAAATGATGAATACCAAGCCATTAGTTTCTGTCATCACCATATTTTACAACGCAGAAAAATTCATCGATCAGGCAATTAAAAGCGTTTTTTTCCAGACCTATGATAACTGGGAGCTCTTGCTGGTAGACGACGGCTCGTCCGACAGCAGCAGTGAAATTGCCAAGAGCTATGCAGAGAGCTACCCAGAAAAGGTACATTGCTTGGAGCATCAAGACCGTCAGAACAAGGGCATGAGCACTTCCCGCAATCTCGGCGTCAGCAAGTCTCATGGTGATTATATTGCTTTCCTTGACGCCGACGACATATTCCTGCCACAGAAACTGGAGCGACAGTTAGAGATCCTCATCTCACATCCCGAAGCCGAGATGGTCTGCGGGCCTACGGAATGGTGGTACAGCTGGACCGGAGACCCCCAGGATGCCAAGCTTGATTATAAAAGGGGAATTAGCCCCCAGTATAACGTATTATTCAAACCACCGGCATTTCTTAAGCTCCTACTCAGGACTAAAGCTAGAACACCAGCCACCTGCGCCATCCTGGCACGTCGCCGTCTCTTCGATATTACCGGAGGCTTCGAGGATAGCTTCCATAGCATGTACGAAGACCAGGCCTTTTTTTTCAAGGTTTTTCTTAAGACCCCTGTGTTCGTGGCCAGTGAATGTTGGGACAGGTATCGCCAGCATTCTGATTCCTCTTGTTCCGTGGCATTGAATTCGGGACTATATCACCCGGATATGCCCAATGTCGCTCATTTAAATTTCCTGAACTGGTTTAAAGAATATCTATCGGAGCAAGGAATAGATGACCGAGAAATCGCGATTCTGCTGAGAAAAAAATTTCTGAGATATCGTTATCCAAATCTATTCAGATTGCTGAACTACTCGTTAAGATTATTGCCCAAGAATTGGTTTAGTTTGTGAATCCGGGTAGAGCATCGGTCTGAACTGAGGTAATTTTAATGATAACTCTATCCATTTTCTAATACCAAACATAATACTTCCGCAAAAGGGTATTGACTTGGCCACTCAACCTCTTATATCTGTCATCATCTTGACATCTAGATGGGAAGAAAAAGAAAATGTGTTAGACCGATGTCTTGAAGGGCTATATGGCCAGACCTTCAGAGAATTCGAAATTATTTTGGTATGCAACGGTCTAAAAAAGAGCCAGACAAGTGAAATTAGGAACAAACACCCGAAGGTGAAGATAATAGAAAATGAAAAAAACAACGGTTGTGCCGGTGGGAGAAACCAAGGAATCAAGGAATCTATGGGTGATTACATAGTTACGCTCGACGATGACATGGTTCCGGATAGGCATTGGCTAGAAGAACTCATGAGATGTGTATTGGTAGACGGAAAAATAGGGATGCTGGCTTCCAAAGTATTATTCAGCTCTGACCCAGACATCATAGATTGCGCGGGGGTAGAAATTAGCAAGGATGGTAACGTGTACGGCAGAAAGGGCATGACCAGAGATGCTGGGGATTCTGAGCAATTTGAAGAGGTCTTCTGTCCTTCTGGCGGTGCCGCCTTTTATAAAAGGGAGATCTTCGAAGAAGTAGGGTTATTCGATGAGGATTTCTTTATCTATTACGAGGAAGTCGACTTGGCATTTCGGGCGCGACTGGCCGGCTGGAGATGTTTATACGTTCCAAAAGCAATTCTATTTCACCAACATGGCTGGTCGTTAGGCCATGAATCGAGCGGCAAGATCTTTCTTCTTGAAAGGAACAAAATTCTAACCATATTAAAGAATTGGCCCCTAAAGCAGATGATTTATTATGCTCCTCTAATCGTTACTTATGACTTACTGGCAGATGGCTACTATATATTAAAAAAGAACGACCTATCCAGGCTAAAAGCCAAGGTCAGCGCATTAAAACAACTGCCGCGGGTCTTAAAGGAGCGGGACAAAATCCAGAGTAGCAGGAAGATTTCTTCCGTGGAGATGGATAAACTCTGGGGGCCTTACTATTCCCCTTGGTTTATATATCAGCGCCGCCGCCGATTGAACCGCATTTTGCAGGGGAAAAATAGCTGATTGCTCATATCATTCACCAAAAAGCATGAAAATTCTCTATTTTACCCATAGAGGCCAGTTGCTGACGGGCTCTGGAACATACCGTGACATCCTGCTGCATGAGATGGGTAAGAGACATGACATTGGGATTTATTCAACACCTGAGGATTTAAAGGAGGAATGGGACATTGGCCACGTATTGGACCTGAAGCACGCAAACCCGAAATGCTGGCAAGATGTAAGCTTTCCGGTTCTTGTGGATATACATGATTACTATTGGACTAAGTTTCATTACTTTCCCTGCCCCGATCTTCCGCTCAGATTTGTGCTTCAAAAAATAAGAAAGTGGCGCTATACCAAAATTCTAAGCAGGGCTCAGGCAATCATTGTTCATTCCGAATACGTGAAGAACACAATTTGCCATCCAAACATATTCGTGGTCAGACTAGCCATTGACCCGAACAACTATACCAGACCTTCTAATCAGCAGGATAAGAACTTAATTTTATTCGTCGGACGGGACTATTTTAGAAAAGGCCTACCCACCTTAATAAAGGCTTTGCCCTTGGTGCTAAAAGAGATTCCGGACGTCAGAGTGGTAGTAATCGGCCCGGAATATCTTCATTCGAGATTAGCGGCTAAATTCATCACCGGAAATCTACCCGTAAAGTTTATCAACGGTCTTCCTCCGGAGGAGATTAAAAAATATTTTTATCAAGCCAACTTACTTGTCCTCCCTTCCGAGATCGAAGCCTCCGGTATAGTGCTGCTTGAGGCTATGGCCGCAGGACTACCCATCGTCGCCACCAGAGTCGGGGGTATTCCGGAGATTATCCAGGACGGTATAAATGGCATACTGGTGGAGAGAGGAGATAATCGACAACTTGCCAGGAGTATAATCGAAGTCCTCCGAAATAAGATAATCCGGGACCAGAGAAACCACCCAAACTGGGAAGACATGTTTAATCCTGCCAAGATGGTGGAATCTATAGAATCGGTTTATCAACAAATCAGGGAGAGTCTAAACGCTGTAAAAAATAAGCACTAACTCACCCGGTAACAGAATACGATCCGTTCTGGTAGTCCTTTGAGTCTAAAGCCGGTTTGAATATCCGATTTATGATAGTATATATAGGTCAAAAGGCTTATCTTGTCGTTAACATAAACCCATTTCTCCTTAAAAAACTGACAAAAGTCCAATATTCTCTCTTCAGTTTTATCCAGATAATTTTCACAGATGAATAGGATTGAGTCTCGCTCTAAACCAAAAATTGAAGTTCGATGATAGGCAATCAGTTCTGAGAGAAAAACCAAAGATCACAGGTAACAACAATTTATTAAACATTAGCAAGCGTTCAATGAAAATCTTAATGATCGCCCCAACCCCTTTTTTCTCCGATAGAGGATGCCACGTAAGAATATATGAAGAGGCAAAACACCTGGCATCGATGGGGAATAATGTCACTATTTGCACGTATCATATTGGAAATGATATCCCCGGTTTGGATATTAGACGGATTATAAATATTCCTTGGTACAACAAGACCTCAGCCGGCCCTTCTATCCACAAAATTTATTTGGACCTTTTACTTTTACTCAAATCCGTATTAGCAATCCATCAAACAAAACCCGATATCATACATGCGCATTTACACGAAGGCGTTTTGATTGGCAAAATTTGCAGCCTGATTTTCCGTATTCCTCTAGTGTTTGATGTACAAGGAGAATTCACCAGCGAAATAAGAGCGCATAAGTTTTTGCACCGGTATCCTTTTCTACAAAAAGTTATGTACAAGATTTTATTGATCGTAGAATGGGGATCTTATAAAGTGGCAAATGCGTTGTTGGTGAACTCCAGTTTTATGGCCAATCGTCTTAAAAAGGACAACGGTATCAGTAAAGATAAAATTTTTGTTGTCCTGGATGCCGCAGGCTTACCAAACGAAAATTCCTCGAACAAAACCCAATATCTAGCCGACAAACTAAGGATACCGACCAATAAAAAAATAGTTGTTTATCTGGGATTGCTGACCGAATATCAAGGAGTAGATCTTTTACTTCAGGTTATTAAATCTATGACCGAAAAGAGAGACGACGTACATTTCCTCATAATGGGTTTTCCCTCCGAAGAAAAATACCAAAAAATTGCGCAGGATTTGAAAATTTCAGAATATATAACCTTTACCGGGAGAGTTCCCTATTGGGAAATATATGACTACCTAGCCCTGGGGACAATAGCCGTATCCCCTAAACTCCTGGATTTGGGCGGAGAGGCTAACATCAAGCTCTACAATTACATGGCTGCAGGTTTGCCCAGCGTTGCCTTTGACTACATAGTAAATAGAGAGATCCTCGGCGACCTGGGATTATATGCCCGGCCAAAAGACCCAGTTTCGTTCGAGAGCTGTATATGCAAACTGCTTGATGACCAAGAATTAAGGCTCAACATAGTTGGGAAATTAAAGGAAATAAACATCGATAACTACTCATGGCGCAACTCTATTAGCCAATTGCTGCGAGCTTATCTTTATGTTAGAGAAACTAAGAAATGATCCCCGTATTTTACTAAGTTATGAACTAACCTCAAGATATTGTTAACCAATACCTTATCCATCCCCTGAACACCTAGCTTCTTTAGAGACAGAGGCAAAGCAAGGCCTGCCGCGATTACTTCACCAAAAGAAGGTTCTGCTTAGTCTTTCACCTCCAAACACCTAAAACCATAGTTTTAATGCATCTTATTCTAGTTAATACCAGTAGGTCCTCGAAAAAACTATCACAGTCCAATTGATTTTTTAGCCCAATCATGTTAAGTCTGTAACTCACATAGCGGAGCTGTATTTTGTGACGTAAATTAAGAGAATTTCCTTCTACACCGCACCTGCCAGAAGATACGGATATGATAGAATCCTTTGAATCAACAAAAGCTAAAAAAACGGTGATCATAGGCGCTGGCCCGGCTGGCCTCACTGCCGCTTATGAGCTATGTAAAGCCGGTATGGAATCCGTCGTACTGGAAAAGGACGACATCGTTGGAGGAATCGCCAGAACCGTCAACTACAAGGGCTACCATTTTGATATCGGCGGGCATCGCTTTTTTACCAAGGTCAAGGCAGTCGAGAACATGTGGCACGAAGTCTTGGGAGAAGACTTTCTAGTATGCAATCGTCTCTCCCGAATTTATTACGACAAGAAGTTCTTCTATTACCCTCTAAGGGCGTCTAACGCCCTATTTGGTCTCGGAATGTGGAACAGCTTTCTCATAGTTCTTAGCTACATCAAGGCCCAATTATTTCCAGACAAACCCGAGGAAACGCTCGAACAGTGGGTCTCTAACCGCTTTGGAAGGCGGCTTTACCAGATATTCTTTAAAACCTATACGGAGAAGGTCTGGGGAATACCCTGCAGGGAAATAAGGGCAGAGTGGGCGGCCCAGAGGATTAAAGGACTCTCCCTATTGACCGCTCTCCGGAATGCACTTTTGAACTCCAATAACGGAGAAGTTATTAAAACCTTGATTGACTCTTTTCATTACCCTAAGCTGGGGCCGGGCATGATGTGGCAGAGGGTATCCGATATGATAAATCAGCAAGGAGGGAAAGTTCAATTAGGGACCGAAGTAGCTAAAATTCTCTGGGAAAAGAATAGGGTGGTCGCAATAGAGGCGAGAAGAAACGGACAAAAAGAGCTGATAACCGGAAGCCATTTCATCAGCAGTATGCCCGTAAGGGAGTTGTTCGAGAAATTCGAGCCCGCGGTTCCTGAGCATGTGCTCAAGGCAGCAACCAACCTTAACTACAGGGACTTTCTCACCGTAGTGCTAATCATCAATAAGCCCGACGTATTCCCGGATAACTGGATTTACATTCACGACCCCGACGTAAAAGTAGGCCGGATTCAGAACTTCAAGAACTGGAGTCCCTATATGGTCCCAGACCACAATAAAACCTGTCTTGGCCTTGAGTATTTCTGCTTCAAAGGAGACGGGATGTGGTCCATGGCCGACGAGAAGCTAATTGAGCTTGGGAAACGCGAATTAGATATCCTGGGATTGGTTCGGGCGTCAGAAGTCGAGGATGGAACCGTGGTCAGAATGCCCAAGGCCTATCCGGTTTACGACTCCACCTATCAGGAATCACTCCGAGTTATTCGTAGTTTTCTTGATTCTATAGAGAATTTGCAATTAGTGGGTAGAAACGGTATGCATAAATACAATAACCAAGACCACTCCATGCTGACGGCGATGCTGGCGGTCAAGAATATTTTAGGAGCTAATTACGACCTCTGGCAGGTAAATGTAGACCAGGAATATCATGAAGAGATCAGGTATAACGATAAGGAGGAACAATACAGCCAATTCACCCTCCTCTCTTCCACCCAGCCCAAAGTGCCTGTAAAAACGGCTATTCAGCCAAAAGAGCCTCTCTTTGATGAAGTTATACTTAGAACATTTGCAAAAATGGACAAGCTTGCCTTTGCCATTGCCGTAGGGACAGCCTGCGCATTAGTCATTTTCTTAGCCACTTTTTACTTGATCGTCAGAGGAAATGAGGTCGTAGACCCCGGTCTTAGGCTTCTGGGGCAGTATTTTATAGGTTACACCGTAAGCTTTCAGGGAGCTTTCATCGGGATGGGCTATAGCTTCCTTTGGGGATTTATCTTCGGATGGCTGTTTGCTTATCTTAGAAACCTTTTACTCGGCTTCTTCGTCTTTAGAACCAGAAAAAAAGCGGAATCCTTGTCACTGAAGGACTTATTAGATTACATCTGACCTAAGGTTCATCGCAGAATCTGTCCACTTGATTGGGTTTCAAAAGGCTTAGGCCGAAGTGATTGTGATAAGGATTTAAGCAAGTACAAGACCTGAGGCAAGAGACCTTTTCTGCTTTCTTGGCAACAAAATAAACCATGAATCCTGGAGACACAAATGGCCAACGGCCTGCCGGACGATGAGAAGCTTTTAAGGGCAGTTGTTCGACTAAATTCAAAGATGCTGGGCTTAATTCTGGGAATTCTCTTTGGCCTGGCTATTTTCATCGCCACTAATTGGCTCTTGATTAAGGGGGCGTATATAGACCCAAACGGCAAGCAGGTAATAGGACCGCATTTACAGCTCCTCGACCAGTTCTTTATTGGATATAAGGTTTCATTCTTGGGAAGCATCGTTGGATTTCTATATGGTTTCGCTATAGGCACGTTCAGTGGCACGTTAATAGGCTGGGTCTATAATAAGATCGTTGACTTGAGGAATTGAGAAACCTTCTGAGCCAAAAATAAAGTCCTGAAGAACAGTCCGATATCAGGTCCTGCTTTAATTTAGTTAAATGGGCAAAGATCTTCTGATAGGAGCCTCTGACTATTATGAACGTCTCTATGAGGTCGAAGAAGTCCACTGGTGGTATAGGGGTATATACGAAGCGGCTCGTCGGGTTCTAAACACATATTACAGAAAAGCTAAGGGACTGCATATTCTCGATGCTGGATGCGGAACCGGGTTTACCCTTACTTGGTTGGAACGGCACGGCTCTCCCATAAGAGGCGTAGGAATAGATATATCATGGGATGCTTTTCAGTTCTGTCGAAGTAGAGGACAGCGCATCCTTTCCCAGGCCTCTGTGTTAGAATTGCCGTTCAAGGACGATTTGTTCGACCTAGTCGTATGTAAAGCCGTTATTCAACACCTTCCGGGAGAGGGATCTGATAAAGTAGCACTAAAAGAATTTTATAGGGTATTGAATCCAGGTGGGTGTCTGCTATTAATAACTAGGTCGAGCCAAAAAACCGGGGAAGAAGATAAGCCCGCGATTTATAGAAGGTATAGTCTTGATGAAGTGCGGGATAAGGTTGTGGAGGCAGGTTTTCATATTCTTAAATTGAGTCACTTTAACATATTAGGGGCCATCATTCTCACCGTCAGACGTTACTTGAGGCACGGAAGGAAAGATTACGAGCACTATGGTTATAGTTTACCGCACCGACACCCACCATATCTGCAATGGCTAAATACCCTTTTGTACTGGGTAACGAAGGGTGAAGCGTGGTTTATTTCTAGGCCTTTTGTGACATCTTCATTCGGACAAACGATTGTTGTCTTGGCCAAA is a genomic window containing:
- a CDS encoding glycosyltransferase family A protein, producing MIFLNAEKFMEEAIKSVFAQTYDNWELLLVDDGSTDGSSAIAQRYSEKYPKKVRYLEHDGHQNRGKSISRNLGISNSRGDYIALLDADDVFLPQKLEQQVEILESMPEAAMLYGRTHHWYSWTDNPGDARLDYLQKLAVPPDTLAMPPTLLIRYLEDPHKYPCTCSVLIRKDVFKDVGGFEETFRDLYDDVVFFVKVFLKAPVFVADACWSRYRLHSSERFSSSYYRAIKAGQWHPFLPNPSRLTLLNWLEGYLLEQEIKDIRVWNALRRVQRPYRYPHFYRMLGLLRNLIRQMKVRYLKLRGQDILPIKL
- a CDS encoding polysaccharide deacetylase family protein, with the protein product MKKTETRRVQRAIEWFSDRFTVKGLILMYHSINEWGSDPWSLSVTPDHFAEHLEVLQKYGRPMQLRQFIRKYRFGIAPRNVIVITFDDGYADNLINAKPLLELYNIPATVFLTTGYIGSEYEFWWDELDGLFLQPGKLPEVLCLNIDGKSYEWKLNNGGYYSEEEYHNSRNLKPWDGNPGSRHHLYYSIWQLLRSLPHDEQRRTMDEILNWASIEPTVRPTHRPLNLEEVFDLSQGELIEIGSHTVTHPFLSLHTLASQQNEIKKGKDKLEHILGRPVTSFAYPHGDYTEEAIALVRQAGFACACSTIADVVWWHTDRFQLPRVQVEDCDGEEFENKLYEWFNG
- a CDS encoding glycosyltransferase, with the translated sequence MNGSTAEMMNTKPLVSVITIFYNAEKFIDQAIKSVFFQTYDNWELLLVDDGSSDSSSEIAKSYAESYPEKVHCLEHQDRQNKGMSTSRNLGVSKSHGDYIAFLDADDIFLPQKLERQLEILISHPEAEMVCGPTEWWYSWTGDPQDAKLDYKRGISPQYNVLFKPPAFLKLLLRTKARTPATCAILARRRLFDITGGFEDSFHSMYEDQAFFFKVFLKTPVFVASECWDRYRQHSDSSCSVALNSGLYHPDMPNVAHLNFLNWFKEYLSEQGIDDREIAILLRKKFLRYRYPNLFRLLNYSLRLLPKNWFSL
- a CDS encoding glycosyltransferase family 2 protein, with product MATQPLISVIILTSRWEEKENVLDRCLEGLYGQTFREFEIILVCNGLKKSQTSEIRNKHPKVKIIENEKNNGCAGGRNQGIKESMGDYIVTLDDDMVPDRHWLEELMRCVLVDGKIGMLASKVLFSSDPDIIDCAGVEISKDGNVYGRKGMTRDAGDSEQFEEVFCPSGGAAFYKREIFEEVGLFDEDFFIYYEEVDLAFRARLAGWRCLYVPKAILFHQHGWSLGHESSGKIFLLERNKILTILKNWPLKQMIYYAPLIVTYDLLADGYYILKKNDLSRLKAKVSALKQLPRVLKERDKIQSSRKISSVEMDKLWGPYYSPWFIYQRRRRLNRILQGKNS
- a CDS encoding glycosyltransferase family 4 protein, translating into MKILYFTHRGQLLTGSGTYRDILLHEMGKRHDIGIYSTPEDLKEEWDIGHVLDLKHANPKCWQDVSFPVLVDIHDYYWTKFHYFPCPDLPLRFVLQKIRKWRYTKILSRAQAIIVHSEYVKNTICHPNIFVVRLAIDPNNYTRPSNQQDKNLILFVGRDYFRKGLPTLIKALPLVLKEIPDVRVVVIGPEYLHSRLAAKFITGNLPVKFINGLPPEEIKKYFYQANLLVLPSEIEASGIVLLEAMAAGLPIVATRVGGIPEIIQDGINGILVERGDNRQLARSIIEVLRNKIIRDQRNHPNWEDMFNPAKMVESIESVYQQIRESLNAVKNKH
- a CDS encoding glycosyltransferase family 4 protein produces the protein MKILMIAPTPFFSDRGCHVRIYEEAKHLASMGNNVTICTYHIGNDIPGLDIRRIINIPWYNKTSAGPSIHKIYLDLLLLLKSVLAIHQTKPDIIHAHLHEGVLIGKICSLIFRIPLVFDVQGEFTSEIRAHKFLHRYPFLQKVMYKILLIVEWGSYKVANALLVNSSFMANRLKKDNGISKDKIFVVLDAAGLPNENSSNKTQYLADKLRIPTNKKIVVYLGLLTEYQGVDLLLQVIKSMTEKRDDVHFLIMGFPSEEKYQKIAQDLKISEYITFTGRVPYWEIYDYLALGTIAVSPKLLDLGGEANIKLYNYMAAGLPSVAFDYIVNREILGDLGLYARPKDPVSFESCICKLLDDQELRLNIVGKLKEINIDNYSWRNSISQLLRAYLYVRETKK
- a CDS encoding FAD-dependent oxidoreductase gives rise to the protein MIESFESTKAKKTVIIGAGPAGLTAAYELCKAGMESVVLEKDDIVGGIARTVNYKGYHFDIGGHRFFTKVKAVENMWHEVLGEDFLVCNRLSRIYYDKKFFYYPLRASNALFGLGMWNSFLIVLSYIKAQLFPDKPEETLEQWVSNRFGRRLYQIFFKTYTEKVWGIPCREIRAEWAAQRIKGLSLLTALRNALLNSNNGEVIKTLIDSFHYPKLGPGMMWQRVSDMINQQGGKVQLGTEVAKILWEKNRVVAIEARRNGQKELITGSHFISSMPVRELFEKFEPAVPEHVLKAATNLNYRDFLTVVLIINKPDVFPDNWIYIHDPDVKVGRIQNFKNWSPYMVPDHNKTCLGLEYFCFKGDGMWSMADEKLIELGKRELDILGLVRASEVEDGTVVRMPKAYPVYDSTYQESLRVIRSFLDSIENLQLVGRNGMHKYNNQDHSMLTAMLAVKNILGANYDLWQVNVDQEYHEEIRYNDKEEQYSQFTLLSSTQPKVPVKTAIQPKEPLFDEVILRTFAKMDKLAFAIAVGTACALVIFLATFYLIVRGNEVVDPGLRLLGQYFIGYTVSFQGAFIGMGYSFLWGFIFGWLFAYLRNLLLGFFVFRTRKKAESLSLKDLLDYI